A single window of Actinoallomurus bryophytorum DNA harbors:
- a CDS encoding RecB family exonuclease, which yields MAAGSVSADGVVVAGTLSPSRAGDFMTCPLLYRFRVIDRIPERPSPAAARGTLVHAVLERLFDMPAGSRTPAAALELLGPEWERLLAEEPELATLFEDDGEGETARAEWLTEARGMVERYFSLEDPRRLEPASRELYVETVLESGLLLRGYIDRVDVAPTGEVRVVDYKTGRAPRADFEARALFQMKFYALVLWRLRGTVPRMLQLMYLGNGEILRYTPDEADLRATERKVDALWKAIRRAMETGVWRERTSRLCDWCDHKERCPSFGGEPPPLPDIQPAPTAAAAEEPTPRERDDL from the coding sequence ATGGCCGCGGGTTCGGTGTCGGCGGACGGTGTGGTCGTGGCCGGCACGCTGTCGCCGTCGCGTGCCGGTGACTTCATGACGTGCCCGCTGCTCTACCGCTTCCGGGTCATCGACCGGATCCCCGAGCGGCCGAGCCCGGCGGCGGCGCGCGGCACGCTCGTGCACGCGGTGCTGGAGCGGCTGTTCGACATGCCGGCCGGGTCGCGTACGCCGGCCGCAGCGCTGGAGCTGCTGGGCCCGGAGTGGGAGCGGCTGCTGGCCGAGGAGCCGGAGCTGGCGACTCTGTTCGAGGACGACGGCGAGGGTGAGACCGCGCGGGCGGAGTGGCTGACCGAGGCGCGCGGCATGGTCGAGCGTTACTTCTCGCTGGAGGACCCGCGGCGACTGGAGCCGGCGAGCCGCGAGCTGTACGTAGAGACGGTGCTGGAGTCGGGGTTGCTGCTGCGCGGCTACATCGACCGCGTCGACGTGGCCCCGACGGGCGAGGTACGCGTCGTCGACTACAAGACCGGCCGTGCGCCGAGAGCCGACTTCGAGGCGCGGGCGCTGTTCCAGATGAAGTTCTACGCCTTGGTGCTGTGGCGGCTCCGTGGCACGGTGCCGCGGATGCTGCAGCTGATGTACCTCGGCAACGGCGAGATCCTCAGGTACACCCCCGACGAGGCCGACCTTCGCGCCACCGAACGCAAGGTCGACGCCCTGTGGAAGGCCATCCGCCGCGCCATGGAGACCGGCGTGTGGCGTGAACGCACAAGCCGCCTGTGCGACTGGTGCGACCACAAGGAGCGCTGCCCGTCGTTCGGCGGCGAGCCGCCGCCCCTCCCGGACATCCAACCGGCCCCCACGGCCGCCGCCGCCGAAGAGCCGACCCCACGAGAACGCGACGACCTCTGA
- a CDS encoding site-2 protease family protein produces MADSAPRGDESGPARPGILMGRPFGIPIYVSPTWFIVAIVITVMFEPQVSQHVSRPLSYIVALAYAVLLYASVLVHEIGHSVVARLFGLPVRAITLHILGGVSEIETEPQTPGREFLVAAAGPLLSLLLGVAGYVTLVLVPLPGVAVLLIQALTLANLIVAVFNLLPGLPLDGGRLVRAAVWKVTGRQRTATVAAGWSGRVVAVIVLILGAALSVTGGGNRWLTVIWAAFVASFIWIGAGEAIRVARIRDRIPLLSARALARRAIQVPQSTPLAEAVRRAQEAGAGAIVVVGHDDDPVGIVSETAVIATPEHRRPWVDAFSLTRALDPDMILPADISGEDLVAAIGRAPASEYLLVERTGEMYGVLAAEDVSKSFAWA; encoded by the coding sequence GTGGCAGACAGCGCGCCCCGAGGCGACGAGTCCGGCCCCGCACGGCCGGGGATTCTCATGGGGCGGCCGTTCGGCATCCCCATCTACGTATCACCGACGTGGTTCATCGTCGCGATCGTGATCACCGTGATGTTCGAACCCCAGGTCTCCCAGCACGTCAGCCGGCCTCTCAGCTACATCGTCGCCCTCGCCTACGCCGTCCTGCTGTACGCCTCGGTCCTCGTGCACGAGATCGGCCACTCCGTCGTGGCACGCCTTTTCGGGCTCCCGGTACGCGCCATCACCCTGCACATCCTCGGCGGCGTCTCCGAGATCGAGACCGAGCCCCAAACACCCGGCCGTGAGTTCCTCGTCGCCGCCGCGGGACCCCTCCTGTCGCTGCTCCTCGGCGTCGCCGGCTACGTGACGCTCGTCCTCGTGCCCCTACCGGGCGTGGCCGTACTCCTCATCCAGGCCCTCACCCTCGCCAACCTCATCGTCGCCGTGTTCAACCTCCTGCCCGGCCTCCCGCTCGACGGCGGCCGGCTCGTACGTGCCGCCGTCTGGAAGGTCACCGGCCGGCAGCGCACCGCGACCGTCGCCGCCGGCTGGTCCGGGCGCGTCGTCGCCGTCATCGTGCTCATCCTCGGCGCCGCGCTCTCGGTCACCGGTGGCGGCAACCGCTGGCTGACGGTCATCTGGGCCGCGTTCGTCGCCTCGTTCATCTGGATCGGCGCCGGCGAAGCCATCCGCGTCGCACGGATCCGCGACCGCATCCCGCTGCTGAGCGCCCGGGCCCTCGCCCGCCGCGCCATCCAGGTGCCGCAGAGCACCCCGCTCGCCGAGGCCGTACGCCGCGCGCAGGAGGCGGGCGCCGGCGCCATCGTCGTGGTCGGCCACGACGACGACCCCGTCGGCATCGTCAGCGAGACCGCCGTCATCGCCACGCCCGAACACCGCCGGCCCTGGGTCGACGCGTTCTCCCTCACCCGCGCGCTCGACCCGGACATGATCCTGCCGGCCGACATCTCGGGCGAGGACCTGGTCGCGGCCATCGGCCGCGCGCCCGCCAGTGAGTACCTCCTGGTCGAGCGGACCGGCGAGATGTACGGCGTCCTGGCCGCCGAAGACGTCTCCAAGTCCTTCGCATGGGCCTGA
- a CDS encoding tRNA (adenine-N1)-methyltransferase has translation MTEPSSAGSAMPKAPHGPFRPGDRVQLTDPKGRVNTVTLQAGKLYHSHKGSIPHDEIIGSPEGSVYRSSGGTEYLAFRPLLADYALRMPRGAAVVYPKDAAQIVTMADIFPGARVVEAGAGSGALTCWLLRAVGEHGMVSSYERREDFAETARGNVETYFGGPHPAWRLTIGSLEDSLDDAEIDRVVLDMLAPWECVDAIAKALIPGGLVCAYVATTTQLSRVVETLREHGAFAEPYAFETLLRSWHVEGLAVRPDHRMIGHTGFLVTARRLADGVRPPARRRRPAKGAHPDPAQTEHAQAEPAETDAAQTGTAQVTPLD, from the coding sequence ATGACCGAACCCTCTTCCGCCGGCTCAGCCATGCCCAAGGCCCCTCACGGGCCGTTCCGTCCCGGCGACCGGGTTCAGCTCACCGACCCCAAGGGCCGGGTCAACACCGTCACGCTCCAGGCCGGCAAGCTCTACCACAGCCACAAGGGCTCGATCCCGCACGACGAGATCATCGGCAGCCCCGAGGGCAGCGTCTACCGCTCCAGTGGCGGCACCGAATACCTCGCGTTCCGGCCGCTCCTCGCCGACTACGCGCTGCGGATGCCGCGCGGCGCCGCGGTCGTCTACCCCAAGGACGCCGCCCAGATCGTCACCATGGCCGACATCTTCCCCGGCGCGCGCGTCGTCGAGGCCGGGGCCGGCTCCGGCGCCCTCACCTGCTGGCTCCTGCGCGCCGTCGGCGAGCACGGCATGGTCTCCTCCTACGAACGCCGCGAGGACTTCGCCGAGACCGCCCGCGGCAACGTCGAGACCTACTTCGGCGGCCCCCACCCCGCCTGGCGCCTGACCATCGGCTCGCTCGAGGACTCCCTCGACGACGCCGAGATCGACCGCGTCGTCCTCGACATGCTCGCCCCCTGGGAATGCGTCGACGCCATCGCCAAGGCCCTCATCCCCGGCGGCCTCGTCTGCGCGTACGTCGCCACCACCACCCAGCTGTCCCGGGTCGTCGAGACCCTGCGCGAGCACGGCGCGTTCGCCGAGCCGTACGCCTTCGAGACCCTTCTGCGCTCCTGGCACGTCGAGGGTCTCGCCGTACGGCCCGACCATCGCATGATCGGCCACACCGGCTTCCTCGTCACCGCCCGCAGGCTCGCCGACGGCGTACGGCCGCCCGCACGCCGCAGGCGCCCCGCCAAGGGCGCACACCCGGACCCTGCCCAGACCGAGCACGCCCAAGCGGAGCCCGCCGAGACCGACGCCGCCCAGACCGGCACCGCTCAGGTCACGCCGCTCGACTGA
- the arc gene encoding proteasome ATPase produces the protein MTSVAARDDAGARKAQHEKEVRDLQTQVSFLEEEISVLRRKLAESPRQVRVLEERLHEAQASLAAVTGQNERLVATLKEAREQIIALKEEVDRLAQPPSAFGTFLAAREDGTVDIFTGGRKLRVNISPGIEIDELQRGQEVMLNEALNVVAALEFETQGEVVMLKEVFADGERALVIAHADEERVVKLAEPLRGVSLRAGDSLMLDTRSGYAYEKIHKAEVEELVLEEVPDISYEEIGGLGPQIEMIRDAVELPYLHADLFREHQLRPPKGVLLYGPPGCGKTLIAKAVANSLAKQVAEKTGAEGKSFFLNIKGPELLNKYVGETERHIRLVFQRAREKASAGTPVIVFFDEMDSIFRTRGSGVSSDVENTIVPQLLSEIDGVEGLENVIVIGASNREDMIDPAILRPGRLDVKIKIERPDAEAAKDIFSKYILASLPLHPDDVKEHDGSADATVDGMIQRVVERMYTETEENRFLEVTYANGDKEVLYFKDFNSGAMIQNIVDRGKKMAIKEFLDSGQKGLRVAHLLAACVDEFSENEDLPNTTNPDDWARISGKKGERIVYIRTLVSGKQGTEAGRSIDTVANTGQYL, from the coding sequence GTGACGAGCGTGGCCGCTCGTGACGATGCCGGGGCGCGAAAGGCGCAGCACGAAAAGGAGGTCCGTGACCTCCAGACGCAGGTCTCCTTCCTTGAGGAGGAGATCTCCGTGCTGCGCCGGAAGCTCGCGGAATCCCCCCGACAAGTTCGTGTACTCGAAGAGCGCCTGCACGAGGCGCAGGCAAGTCTGGCCGCGGTTACGGGCCAGAACGAACGTCTCGTGGCGACCCTCAAGGAAGCCCGAGAGCAGATCATCGCCCTGAAGGAGGAGGTCGACCGGCTCGCACAGCCGCCGTCCGCCTTCGGAACGTTCCTCGCAGCGCGCGAGGACGGCACAGTGGACATCTTCACCGGTGGCCGCAAGCTGCGGGTGAACATCAGTCCCGGCATTGAGATCGACGAGTTGCAGCGTGGCCAGGAGGTCATGCTCAACGAGGCGCTCAACGTCGTCGCCGCTCTCGAGTTCGAGACGCAGGGCGAAGTCGTCATGCTGAAGGAGGTCTTCGCCGACGGCGAACGCGCACTGGTCATCGCGCACGCCGACGAAGAACGCGTGGTCAAGCTGGCCGAGCCCCTGCGCGGAGTGTCACTGCGCGCCGGTGACTCGCTCATGCTCGACACACGCTCCGGGTACGCCTACGAGAAGATCCACAAGGCCGAGGTGGAAGAACTCGTTCTTGAGGAAGTCCCCGACATCTCCTACGAGGAGATCGGTGGCCTGGGCCCGCAGATCGAGATGATCCGCGACGCCGTCGAGCTGCCCTACCTCCACGCCGACCTCTTCCGCGAACACCAGCTGCGCCCCCCCAAGGGCGTCCTCCTCTACGGCCCGCCCGGCTGCGGCAAGACCCTTATCGCCAAGGCCGTCGCCAACTCCCTCGCCAAACAGGTCGCCGAGAAGACCGGCGCCGAAGGTAAGAGCTTCTTCCTCAACATCAAGGGCCCGGAGCTGCTCAACAAGTACGTCGGCGAGACCGAGCGGCACATCCGCCTGGTCTTCCAGCGTGCGCGTGAGAAGGCATCGGCGGGCACACCGGTGATCGTGTTCTTCGACGAGATGGACTCCATCTTCCGCACCCGCGGATCCGGGGTCTCCTCCGACGTGGAGAACACCATCGTGCCCCAGCTGCTGTCGGAGATCGACGGCGTCGAAGGCCTGGAGAACGTCATCGTGATCGGCGCCTCCAACCGCGAGGACATGATCGACCCGGCGATCCTCCGGCCCGGACGGCTCGACGTGAAGATCAAGATCGAGCGGCCGGACGCCGAGGCGGCCAAGGACATCTTCTCCAAGTACATCCTGGCGAGCCTGCCCCTCCACCCCGACGACGTCAAGGAACACGACGGCTCGGCCGACGCCACGGTCGACGGCATGATCCAGCGGGTCGTCGAGCGGATGTACACCGAGACCGAGGAGAACCGCTTCCTCGAGGTGACCTACGCCAACGGTGACAAGGAAGTCCTCTATTTCAAGGACTTCAACTCCGGCGCGATGATCCAGAACATCGTCGACCGGGGGAAGAAGATGGCCATCAAGGAGTTCCTCGACAGCGGGCAGAAGGGCCTTCGTGTCGCCCACCTGCTCGCCGCCTGTGTCGACGAGTTCAGCGAGAACGAGGACCTGCCCAACACCACCAACCCCGACGACTGGGCCCGCATCTCCGGCAAGAAGGGCGAACGGATCGTCTACATCCGTACGCTCGTCTCCGGCAAGCAGGGCACTGAGGCCGGCCGTTCCATAGACACGGTCGCCAACACCGGTCAGTACCTCTAG
- the dop gene encoding depupylase/deamidase Dop, whose product MSVRRVMGIETEYGISVPGQPGANAMVTSSQVVNAYLAASAAKARRARWDFEEENPLRDARGFDLAREVADPTQLTDEDLGLANVILTNGARLYVDHAHPEYSTPECTNPRDAVIWDKAGERVMADAARRAAQVPGTQPIQLYKNNTDNKGASYGCHENYLMKRETSFSEIVRHLTPFFVTRQVVCGAGRVGIGVDGRSDGFQISQRADFFEVEVGLETTLKRPIINTRDEPHADPEKYRRLHVIIGDANMSEVSTFLKLGTTALVLAMIEDGFLTVDLSVDMPVATLRAISHDSSCKHLLTLRDGRKMTAVQLQMEYLEQSRKYVEDRFGADVDEMTTEILDRWESVLHRLGEDPMQLSSELDWVAKLELLEGYRSRDGLDWSHPRLQLVDLQYSDVRPDRGLYNRLVARGRMKRITTDAEVEAAIEDPPEDTRAYFRGRCLRQYADSVAAASWDSVIFDVPGRESLQRVPTLEPLRGTKAHVGALLDRCRTASDLVTALTGE is encoded by the coding sequence ATGAGCGTGCGGCGGGTAATGGGAATCGAGACCGAATACGGCATTTCCGTGCCCGGTCAACCGGGGGCCAACGCGATGGTGACCTCCTCTCAGGTGGTGAACGCCTACCTCGCGGCATCGGCGGCCAAGGCCAGACGGGCACGGTGGGACTTCGAGGAGGAGAACCCCCTGCGAGACGCCCGCGGCTTCGACCTCGCACGCGAGGTCGCCGACCCGACGCAGCTGACCGACGAGGACCTCGGGCTGGCCAACGTCATCCTCACGAACGGGGCGCGCCTCTACGTCGACCACGCGCACCCGGAGTACTCCACACCCGAGTGCACCAACCCGCGGGACGCCGTGATCTGGGACAAGGCGGGGGAGCGCGTGATGGCCGACGCCGCACGCCGCGCCGCCCAGGTGCCCGGCACCCAGCCCATCCAGCTCTACAAGAACAACACCGACAACAAGGGCGCCTCGTACGGCTGCCACGAGAACTACCTGATGAAGCGGGAGACCTCCTTCTCGGAGATCGTCCGCCACCTCACCCCGTTCTTCGTGACCCGCCAGGTCGTCTGCGGCGCCGGCCGGGTCGGCATCGGCGTCGACGGCCGCAGCGACGGCTTCCAGATCAGCCAGCGCGCGGACTTCTTCGAGGTCGAGGTCGGCCTGGAGACGACGCTGAAGCGTCCCATCATCAACACGCGTGACGAACCCCACGCAGATCCGGAAAAGTACCGCAGGCTGCACGTCATCATCGGCGACGCCAACATGAGCGAGGTCTCGACCTTCCTCAAGCTGGGCACCACGGCCCTCGTCCTCGCCATGATCGAGGACGGCTTCCTCACGGTCGACCTGTCGGTGGACATGCCGGTGGCGACGCTCCGCGCCATCTCCCACGACTCGTCGTGCAAGCACCTGCTGACCCTGCGGGACGGCCGCAAGATGACCGCCGTGCAGTTGCAGATGGAATACCTGGAGCAGTCGCGCAAGTACGTCGAGGACCGCTTCGGCGCCGACGTCGACGAGATGACCACCGAGATACTGGACCGCTGGGAGTCGGTGCTCCACCGGCTCGGCGAGGACCCGATGCAGCTGTCGAGCGAACTCGACTGGGTGGCCAAGCTGGAGCTACTGGAGGGCTACCGCAGCCGCGACGGCCTCGACTGGTCTCATCCTCGGCTGCAACTGGTGGACCTGCAGTACTCCGACGTCCGGCCCGACCGCGGCCTGTACAACCGCCTCGTCGCCCGCGGGCGGATGAAGCGCATCACAACGGACGCCGAGGTCGAGGCCGCCATCGAGGACCCGCCGGAGGACACGAGGGCCTACTTCCGCGGCCGTTGCCTGCGGCAGTACGCCGACTCGGTGGCCGCGGCGTCGTGGGACTCGGTCATCTTCGACGTACCCGGCCGCGAGTCCCTGCAGCGCGTACCCACCCTGGAGCCGCTGAGGGGCACCAAGGCGCACGTGGGCGCCCTCCTGGACCGCTGCCGTACGGCCTCGGACCTGGTGACCGCCCTGACGGGCGAGTAG
- a CDS encoding ubiquitin-like protein Pup, with product MATRDTGGQKQTTRREEEVDETQTAPSEEVQERNEKLTDDVDAILDEIDEVLEENAEEFVRSYVQKGGE from the coding sequence ATGGCGACGAGGGACACGGGCGGCCAGAAGCAGACGACCCGGCGCGAGGAAGAAGTCGACGAGACCCAGACCGCGCCCAGCGAGGAAGTCCAGGAGCGCAACGAGAAGCTCACGGACGACGTAGACGCAATTCTGGACGAAATCGACGAAGTTCTCGAAGAGAACGCAGAGGAATTTGTCAGGAGTTATGTACAAAAAGGGGGAGAGTGA
- a CDS encoding endonuclease VII domain-containing protein → MARGKMCQACKPWAGYAKSLRRFDLNPADYVAILQAQGGVCYICYEPPRGQRLSIDHDHALPDGRAAVRGLLCRDCNYSRLPRFEEDVAMLQRAISYLTMPPARSVIAEGAHLGVSVRPTDLGLCPAADGSYGVTVVRPRRSAEIADPGWNIGQVGGSDLALLHALAREDSGEPWEVDAGIADPAPTELPFPALDLTGPSEPDNAPAPPEPPDVDAAPDPVEYAFS, encoded by the coding sequence ATGGCGAGGGGGAAGATGTGCCAGGCCTGCAAGCCGTGGGCCGGGTACGCCAAGTCGCTGAGACGCTTCGATCTCAATCCTGCTGACTACGTGGCGATCCTCCAGGCACAAGGGGGCGTTTGCTACATCTGCTACGAGCCTCCGAGGGGTCAGCGCCTCAGCATTGACCACGACCACGCGCTCCCCGATGGGCGCGCAGCCGTTCGAGGGCTGCTGTGCCGCGACTGCAACTACTCCCGGCTGCCCCGCTTCGAGGAGGACGTCGCCATGCTCCAGCGCGCGATCTCCTACCTCACCATGCCCCCCGCGCGATCGGTGATCGCAGAGGGCGCTCACCTTGGAGTCAGCGTGCGCCCGACAGATCTCGGGCTCTGCCCGGCCGCGGACGGGAGCTACGGCGTGACCGTCGTCCGCCCCAGGCGTTCCGCCGAGATCGCGGACCCCGGGTGGAACATCGGCCAGGTCGGCGGTTCCGACCTCGCGCTCCTGCACGCCCTGGCACGCGAGGACTCCGGCGAGCCATGGGAGGTAGACGCCGGCATCGCGGATCCCGCGCCGACCGAGCTCCCCTTCCCTGCCCTGGATCTCACTGGCCCGAGCGAGCCCGACAACGCCCCCGCACCACCCGAGCCGCCCGACGTGGACGCGGCCCCGGATCCCGTGGAGTATGCCTTTTCCTGA
- the prcB gene encoding proteasome subunit beta translates to MTSQGSAPGRLPGAFASQSPSSFTEFLSAHSPDMLPRNRELPVAAAPAGEHFPHGTTIVTVTFPGGVVMGGDRRATAGNMIAQRDIEKVFRADEYSAIAIAGTAGIGIEVVRLFQVELEHYEKMEGRTLSLEGKANRLATMVRGNLGMAMQGLVVVPLFAGYDEERDAGRIFSYDAAGGRYEEHEFYSIGSGSVFARGALKKMYRSDLSEEEAVIASIQALYDAADDDSATGGPDLTRRIFPVISVVTADGYQRMADDAVGGLVETIVEARMRAPGGPQAPLR, encoded by the coding sequence GTGACGTCGCAAGGTTCCGCACCGGGCCGTTTGCCGGGCGCGTTCGCGAGCCAGAGCCCCTCGTCGTTCACCGAGTTCCTGTCGGCGCACTCGCCGGACATGCTTCCGCGTAACCGGGAGCTGCCGGTGGCCGCGGCGCCCGCGGGTGAGCACTTTCCGCACGGCACGACGATCGTCACGGTGACGTTCCCGGGTGGTGTGGTGATGGGCGGGGACCGGCGGGCGACCGCCGGCAACATGATCGCCCAGCGTGACATCGAGAAGGTCTTCCGCGCCGACGAATACTCCGCCATCGCCATCGCCGGCACGGCGGGCATCGGCATCGAGGTGGTGCGCCTGTTCCAGGTGGAGCTGGAGCACTACGAGAAGATGGAGGGCCGTACGCTCTCGCTGGAGGGCAAGGCCAACCGGCTCGCGACGATGGTGCGCGGCAACCTCGGCATGGCGATGCAGGGGCTCGTGGTGGTCCCGCTGTTCGCGGGCTACGACGAGGAGCGCGACGCGGGCCGGATCTTCAGCTACGACGCGGCGGGTGGCCGGTACGAGGAGCACGAGTTCTACAGCATCGGCTCCGGTTCGGTCTTCGCCCGTGGTGCGCTGAAGAAGATGTACCGGTCCGACCTTTCGGAGGAGGAGGCGGTCATCGCCTCGATCCAGGCGCTGTACGACGCGGCCGACGATGACTCCGCGACGGGCGGCCCGGACCTGACCCGCCGCATCTTCCCGGTCATCTCCGTGGTCACGGCCGATGGCTACCAGCGCATGGCCGACGACGCGGTCGGCGGCCTGGTCGAGACGATCGTCGAGGCGCGCATGCGGGCCCCCGGTGGTCCGCAGGCGCCGCTGCGATAA
- the prcA gene encoding proteasome subunit alpha, giving the protein MPFYVSPEQAMKDKADYARKGISRGRSVVVLQYADGILFVADNPSRALHKISEIYDRIAFAAVGKYNEFENLRQQGVRYADVNGYMYDRRDVTARGLANAYATALGTVFTEMNKPYEVEIVVAEVGVDVASDQIYRLTFDGSVADEQGYVAMGGQVDQVAAALKERFEEGLPLARALGIGVHALEQQDADRHLEAGQLEVAVLDRNRDHRLFRRLPAARIKQLLEEAAAEAPPEPPAADEEAGEDGGEGTPAE; this is encoded by the coding sequence ATGCCGTTCTACGTGTCGCCCGAACAGGCGATGAAGGACAAGGCCGACTACGCCCGCAAGGGCATCTCGCGGGGCCGCAGCGTGGTCGTGCTGCAGTACGCCGACGGCATCCTGTTCGTGGCGGACAACCCGTCACGGGCCCTGCACAAGATCAGTGAGATCTATGACCGGATCGCCTTCGCGGCGGTCGGCAAGTACAACGAGTTCGAGAACCTCCGGCAGCAGGGCGTGCGGTACGCCGATGTGAACGGCTACATGTACGACCGCCGTGACGTCACCGCGCGCGGGCTGGCGAACGCCTACGCGACGGCGCTCGGCACGGTCTTCACCGAGATGAACAAGCCGTACGAGGTGGAGATCGTGGTGGCGGAGGTGGGCGTTGACGTCGCCTCGGATCAGATCTACCGGCTGACCTTCGACGGTTCGGTCGCCGACGAGCAGGGTTACGTCGCGATGGGCGGTCAGGTCGACCAGGTGGCGGCGGCGCTGAAGGAGCGTTTCGAGGAGGGCCTGCCGCTCGCCAGGGCGCTGGGCATCGGCGTGCACGCGCTGGAGCAGCAGGACGCGGACCGGCATCTGGAGGCGGGGCAGCTCGAGGTGGCGGTGCTGGATCGTAACCGGGATCATCGGCTGTTCCGGCGGCTGCCGGCCGCGCGGATCAAGCAGCTTCTTGAGGAGGCCGCCGCCGAGGCGCCTCCGGAGCCGCCCGCGGCCGACGAAGAGGCCGGCGAAGACGGCGGCGAGGGTACGCCCGCGGAGTAG
- the pafA gene encoding Pup--protein ligase encodes MDRRIFGLENEYGVTCTFRGQRRLSPDEVARYLFRRVVSWGRSSNVFLRNGARLYLDVGSHPEYATPECDSVDELVVHDKAGERILEGLLVDAERRLREEGIAGDIYLFKNNTDSAGNSYGCHENYLVGRHGEFGRLADVLIPFLVTRQIICGAGKVLQTPRGAVYCVSQRAEHIWEGVSSATTRSRPIINTRDEPHADAERFRRLHVIVGDSNMSETTMLLKVGATDLVLRMVEAGVVMRDLTLENPIRAIREVSHDMTGRRKVRLANGREASSLEIQSEYLDKARDFVDRRGADPVVLRVLDLWERTVRAVETGDLDKVAREIDWVTKYQLIERYRNKYDLPLSSPRVAQLDLAYHDVHRGRGLYYLLERRGAVDRVARDLAIFEAKSVPPQTTRARLRGEFIRRAQEKRRDFTVDWVHLKLNDQAQRTVLCKDPFRSVDDRVDKLIAGM; translated from the coding sequence GTGGACAGGCGCATCTTCGGGTTGGAGAACGAGTACGGCGTTACGTGCACCTTCCGCGGGCAGCGGCGGTTGTCACCTGATGAGGTGGCCCGCTATCTGTTCCGCAGGGTGGTGTCGTGGGGCCGTAGCAGCAATGTGTTCCTGCGCAACGGGGCACGGCTGTACCTCGATGTCGGAAGTCATCCTGAGTACGCGACGCCCGAGTGTGACAGCGTCGACGAGCTCGTCGTGCACGACAAGGCGGGTGAGCGAATCCTCGAGGGCCTTCTGGTCGACGCCGAGCGGCGGCTGCGCGAGGAGGGCATCGCGGGGGACATCTATCTGTTCAAGAACAACACCGACTCGGCCGGCAACTCCTACGGTTGTCACGAGAACTACCTCGTCGGGCGGCACGGTGAGTTCGGCCGCCTGGCCGACGTGCTGATCCCGTTCCTCGTGACACGTCAGATCATCTGCGGTGCGGGCAAGGTCCTGCAGACGCCACGTGGCGCGGTGTACTGCGTCAGCCAGCGTGCGGAGCACATCTGGGAGGGTGTCTCATCCGCGACGACCCGGTCGCGGCCGATCATCAACACGCGCGACGAGCCGCACGCGGACGCCGAGCGGTTCCGGCGGCTGCACGTGATCGTCGGCGACTCGAACATGAGCGAGACCACGATGCTGCTCAAGGTCGGCGCGACCGACCTGGTGCTGCGGATGGTCGAGGCGGGCGTGGTGATGCGCGACCTGACGCTGGAGAACCCCATCCGGGCGATCCGCGAGGTCAGCCACGACATGACGGGCCGGCGCAAGGTGCGGCTGGCGAACGGCCGTGAGGCCAGCTCACTGGAGATCCAGTCCGAATACCTGGACAAGGCGCGTGACTTCGTGGACCGGCGCGGCGCGGACCCGGTGGTGCTGCGGGTGCTGGACCTGTGGGAGCGCACCGTACGCGCGGTGGAGACGGGCGACCTCGACAAGGTCGCGCGGGAGATCGACTGGGTGACCAAGTACCAGCTGATCGAGCGGTACCGCAACAAGTACGACCTGCCGCTGAGCTCGCCGCGCGTGGCGCAGCTGGATCTGGCCTACCACGACGTGCACCGGGGCCGTGGGCTCTACTACCTCCTGGAACGCCGTGGCGCGGTCGACCGGGTGGCGCGCGACCTGGCGATCTTCGAGGCCAAGTCGGTGCCGCCGCAGACGACGCGTGCGCGGCTGCGGGGGGAGTTCATCCGGCGGGCACAGGAGAAACGCCGTGACTTCACGGTGGACTGGGTGCATCTGAAGCTCAATGACCAGGCGCAGCGCACGGTGCTGTGCAAGGACCCGTTCCGATCGGTCGATGATCGGGTCGACAAGCTGATCGCGGGAATGTAG